The following DNA comes from Longimicrobium sp..
ACATCTTTTACCAGCTCCTTACGGAGCCGGCGTTCTGGCTGATGCTCTCGTGCGCCTGGCTGGGCGTGGCCGCCGCCCCGCGCGACGCGGAGCCCGCGCCCGGCGCTCCGCTCGTGCTGCCGGTCCCCGCCCGCGCGGGGGCCGGGTGATCTCCGCTCCCCCTGAGGCTGGTCCCGATGCCGCGTTCGCTTCACCCCCGCGCCCGCCCCTTCGCCGCGCTGCTGGGCCTGCTGCTCCTGCTGGCTGCGGGGTGCGAGAACCTGATCCACTCGCAGTACGACTTCGCGCAGGTGCGCGTGCGCACGCAGGACGCGTCCGGCGCGCCGATCTCCAACGTGGAGGTGGTGCTCTACACGGGCGCCGCCGTCATGGGGCGGGCCCGCACCGGCGCGGAGGGCGAGCACCTCTTTCCCGAGGTGGCGGCGGGGGCGTACGGCGTGTTCATCGGCGTCCCGCCGGAATACACGCTCCGCCCCGGGGAGCGCGAGTTCGTGGACACGCTCACCATCGCGCGCGGTGCCCGGCGCGAGGTCACCTTCGTCCTGGTCGCCCGCTGATCAGGCAGGCGGTCCCTGTCATCCTGAGCGACGCGCTGCTCCGACCTCTCCCGGATACGGAACCCTGGCGCGGAGCGAAGGATCTACTGCGCGTCCCGAGGGGCCAGGCAGTGATGCGCCGTTGCCGCAA
Coding sequences within:
- a CDS encoding carboxypeptidase-like regulatory domain-containing protein, with protein sequence MPRSLHPRARPFAALLGLLLLLAAGCENLIHSQYDFAQVRVRTQDASGAPISNVEVVLYTGAAVMGRARTGAEGEHLFPEVAAGAYGVFIGVPPEYTLRPGEREFVDTLTIARGARREVTFVLVAR